One Salarias fasciatus chromosome 22, fSalaFa1.1, whole genome shotgun sequence DNA segment encodes these proteins:
- the LOC115409818 gene encoding cilia- and flagella-associated protein 20-like, with protein sequence MFKNTFQGGFLSILYSIGSKPLQIWDQKVKNGHIKRVTDNDIQSSVLEVEGTNVSTTYITCPADPKKTLGIKLPFLVMIVKNLKKYFSFEIQVLDDQNVRRRFRASNYQSMTQVNPFICTMPLRLDDGWNQIQVNLSDFTRRAYGTNYIETLRVQIHANCRIRRVYFTDRLYSEDELPADFKLYLPVQSQKAKVRTHILF encoded by the exons atgtttaaaaacacattcCAGGGCGGATTCTTATCCATCCTTTACAGCATAGGCAGTAAGCCTTTACAAATATGGGACCAAAAG GTAAAGAATGGCCACATTAAGAGAGTCACTGACAATGACATACAGTCAAGCGTGTTGGAGGTTGAAGGAACAAATGTCAG CACCACCTACATAACATGTCCTGCTGATCCAAAGAAGACACTTGGCATCAAACTACCTTTTTTGGTGATGATCGTAAAGAACCTCAAAAAGTATTTCAGCTTTGAAATTCAG GTGTTGGATGATCAAAATGTGCGCCGCCGGTTTCGGGCAAGCAACTACCAAAGCATGACTCAAGTAAACCCGTTCATCTGCACCATGCCCTTGAGGCTGGATGACGGTTGGAACCAGATACAGGTCAACCTGTCAGATTTCACCAGGAGGGCCTATGGCACCAACTACATCGAGACACTGCGAGTCCAG ATTCATGCAAACTGTCGCATCAGGAGAGTGTACTTCACAGACAGGCTGTACTCTGAGGATGAGCTCCCAGCAGATTTCAAACTCTATTTGCCTGTCCAGAGCCAAAAGGCAAAGGTGAGAACCCACATTCTTTTTTAA